In Pangasianodon hypophthalmus isolate fPanHyp1 chromosome 3, fPanHyp1.pri, whole genome shotgun sequence, a single genomic region encodes these proteins:
- the vsir gene encoding V-type immunoglobulin domain-containing suppressor of T-cell activation → MELFSAVLLCLHLVMAVEGNTEYHAHPLSVSVPYVSYICPEGANVTMVCEQSGALEHPTDRLQHVWLFTPHMDQRCHDRLQHSNSVVHGAQATSFSVTLLGVTQASQGRYCCLALDVLQESKHKPVVQQRAHSHMMLTITPRRNNSLKCTQLQSPPPQGTVAAGLATAACIMGILCLPVLLVLVYRQRQRTHSSRRAHELVRMDSEAHGHENPVYMGGSPQPTSRTVAQILTRQTSETGRHLLADPGTPFSPNPQGDVFFPAHEPIPESPDFQGF, encoded by the exons ATGGAGTTGTTCTCGGCTGTGTTGCTTTGCCTTCACCTCGTCATGGCTGTTGAAG GTAACACTGAATACCACGCCCACCCGCTCAGTGTCTCAGTGCCGTACGTCTCCTACATTTGCCCGGAAGGTGCCAACGTCACAATGGTATGTGAACAGTCCGGCGCTCTGGAGCATCCAACTGACCGACTACAGCACGTCTGGCTCTTCACGCCACACATGGACCAGCGGTGTCACGATCGCCTGCAACACAGCAACTCTGTAGTGCACGGAGCTCAGGCCACGTCCTTCAGTGTCACGCTGCTGGGTGTGACACAGGCCAGCCAAGGACGCTACTGCTGCCTGGCACTGGACGTGCTGCAGGAAAGCAAGCACAAGCCAGTTGTGCAGCAGCGGGCACACAGCCACATGATGCTTACCATCACACCAC GTCGCAACAACAGTCTGAAGTGCACACAGTTGCAATCACCACCTCCCCAAG GTACAGTGGCTGCAGGTCTGGCTACAGCTgcatgcattatgggtattttgTGTCTTCCTGTCTTACTGGTCCTGGTGTACCGCCAAAGACAAAGAACCCACAGCAGCCGAC GTGCACACGAGCTAGTTCGCATGGACAG TGAGGCTCACGGCCACGAGAACCCTGTGTACATGGGAGGTTCTCCACAGCCAACATCTCGCACCGTGGCTCAGATTCTGACGCGCCAGACGTCTGAAACGGGACGCCACCTTCTGGCCGACCCTGGCACCCCCTTTAGCCCAAACCCACAGGGAGACGTATTTTTCCCTGCGCATG AGCCCATCCCAGAGTCACCTGACTTCCAGGGGTTTTAG